In the Arachis ipaensis cultivar K30076 chromosome B04, Araip1.1, whole genome shotgun sequence genome, ACGTATCCTGCAGCCTGATGGTGCTGCGATTCCTTGGGAGGTTTTTCGGACAGAGTTCTATAAGAAATATTTTCCTAATTCAGCTAGAAatgccaaggaacttgaattaatgcagTTAAAACAGGGACAgatgactgttgctgagtatacTAGTAAGTTTGAGGAGTTATGTCGCTTTTCTCGTATCTGTCAAGGTGCTCCTGAAGATTTTGCAGAATGGAAAtgtattaagtatgaaggaggtcTTCGGAGTGATATTCTGAGCTTTGTTGCCCCGATGAAGATCAGGGTGTTTtctgaattggtgaataagagtagggtggctgaggATTGTGTGAGGAAGGCGGCAGCAGAGAAAGGGAGTTTGAGGGTGCCTTTTCAGAGGCCTTCAGGGAGGAACTTTACTCCGAGAGGTAGGAATTTCAAGCGTGGAGGCTTTGTTCCGCAGCAGACTCAGGGTCAAGGTAATTACAGAAGGCTGAATACTAATGCTAGTCAAGGAAAAAGGTTCGGGAAGCAGCCACAGCAAGATCTGAATTGTCAGAAGTGCGGAAAGTATCATCCTGGAGTTCCGTGCAGACTAGGACTTGGAGTGTGCTATTCCTGTGGACAGCCCGGGCATATAGCCAGTAATTGCCCTgagaagaagaagtatgagaCTGGTAGGGTGCAGCAGCCGGGGAGAGTATACACCACTTCTACAGAaggtgctgagggatctgaggcacatcagggtattatgttattaactgcgggagtatcaggtgatgatcagagtttagagcAGATTCCCGTTGTATGTGAATTTTCAGATGTGTTTCCagatgatattaatgaatttccacctaatcGGGAAGTTGAATTCGaaattgagttggtgcctggagccGGTCCGATTTTAAttactccttataggatgtcacctttagaaatggctgaactgaaagctcagctggaagatctgttgggtaagcattttatccgaccaagtgtttctccgtggggagcgccggtgttactggtaaagaagaaggacggaAGTATGCGGTTGTGTGTCgattatcggcaattgaataagatcactgtgaagaataaatatccgttgcctagaatcgatgatctaatggatcagttacaggGTGCCGGTGTGTTTTCTAAGATCGACCTGCGATCCgggtatcatcagataagggttagagacgaggatattccgaaaactgctttcaggacacgttatggtcattatgagtatagagtgatgtcttttgggttaactaatgccccggcagtatttatggattatatgaacaggattttCCGACCATAtctggacaagtttgttattgtcttcattgatgacattcttGTTTATTCTAAATCTGAAGAGGAACATGCTGATCATTTGCGAACTGTGCTGCAAATTCTGAGAGATAGGAAGTTATATGCTATGAAGCACGGATTCTCCTATGGTGCCGGCGTATCCGTGTCGGACACGAATCCGACACCGACACTCGACGAATACTTCAAACGAGTGTATCGGTAGCGTGTCTTTTTGCGGTGTAAAATTTTGGTGAAGCTGTCATGAATCCGAACGAATCCGACTCGATTTTGTGGTTTTATGGCCCAATTAACcgatttttttactttaaaatattttgaaataaaaacaaatcaaaatttaaatttaaaaataaaataattaatagaaGTAGAGTTGATGACAACAGTCCAGATCTGAGTGAGGTTTCGTATTTGTCTTTAGATGAACCAAACATAGAAGCTGTGGTATTTGCGGATGATGGACTTGGAGGAGAAGAAATTGATACATTTTATGTTAGCGAGATGGCAAGAGtagattaaatttttttattatttttaataattgcaTAATTTTTAGACTTTTTTATGCAACTATATTTCTTCTTATATTTACaatatgatattttattaatttaatatattatttaaattttaattcacaacGTATCCTAAACGTGTCGTatccaattttttataaaaagaacgTGTCGGCGTatccgtgtcgtgtcgtgtccatATCGCGTGTCGTATCGGTGCTTCCTAGGTTATATGCTAAGCTATCtaaatgtgagttctggaagagtgaagtgaagtttctcggccacgtggtgagtaagcaggggatagctgtggatcctgctaaggtggaagcagtgatgNNNNNNNNNNNNNNNNNNNNNNNNNNNNNNNNaatgttgtagcatacgcctcacggcaGTTAAGGCCGCATGAGATGAACTACCCGACACATGATTTAGAAtttgctgctgttgtgtttgctttaaagatttggaggcactatCTCTATGGTGTTAAGTTTCATAttttctcagaccataagagtttgaagtatctttttgagcagaaagaattgaatatgcgtcagaggagatggatggaacttctgaaagattatgattttgaattaaattatcatccaggaaaagcgaacgttgtggcggacgctttgagtcggaagtctttatatgcagcttggatgatgctacgggAGGAAGAGTTACTGAAGGCATTccaaggtttgaatttgggagttagagaagaatctggaatcctgtgtttgagtcagttgcaaatttcaagtgattttaaatcagaacttctgaGGGCTCATCGAGACAGTGAAgcgttacgtaaggtattaccagcAGTCGAACAGgggaaacagtggagagtgtcagaagcTCAGGATGGTTTATGGAGGTTCAAGAACCGGATTATTGTGCCAGATATTGGAGACATACGACAGAGAATCTTaaaggaagctcataagagcgggttttcaatccacccagggagcactaaaatgtatcaggatctgaaagcgatgttctggtggccaggcatgaagaatgatgtggcattgtatgtatctaaatgtttaacgtgtcagaaggttaagattgagcatcagagaccattagggacccttcagcctttggagattccacaatggaaatgggagagtatcgcaatggattttgtgataggtttgcctagaacccgatctggttgtgacgctatttgggtggttgtggatcgactgacaaaatcagctcactttcttcctatttgaataagttgcacaatggaggaattggctcgaatgtatattaaagagattgtcaggttgcatggcgtgccttctaccattatatctgaTAGGGATCCTCGTTTCACATCAaggttctggggagcttttcagcgtgCATTCGGGACTCAGTTAAGTTTGAGTACTgcatatcaccctcagacagatggtcagtcagagagaactattcagaccttggaggatatgctaagggcttgtgttttggaccagccggcgagctgggatcgatatatgccattagtggaatttgcttataataatagctaccatgcgagcatcggaatggctccatatgaagcTCTATATGGCAGAAAATGTCAGTCTCTGTTgtgttggtatgaaactggagaaaggaGTTTATTAGGGCCTGAAATGATAGCTGAAACGACTGagcagataaagaagattcgtagtcgaatgcttatagcccaaagccgCCAGAAGAGCTGTGCTGATCAGAGGCGAAAGCCTTTGGAATTCGAAGAGGGAGAACATGTCTTTCTGAGAGTTACACCAACCACTGGcgtgggaagagctattaagaccaagaaactgaatccccgttatattggaccgtttgagattctgaagagaattggaccagtggcttatagaattgccttaccgcCGTACCTTTCGAATTTGCACGATGTATTTCATGTATCACAGCTTCGAAAGTATACCCCTGATGCAAGTCATGTTCTAGAACCAGAACCAATTcaagtaagagaagatctaacacttccagtaattccagtgagaattgatgatactaataTTAAACGATTACGCGGAAaggaagtatcattggtaaaagtagcttggagtcgagctggtatcgaggaacatacatgggaactcgaatcagatatgcgaaagaactacccacatctcttttcaggtaactagatttgaattttgagggcaatattctttattaggtgggtaggatgtaaaccccggttaaattagtagataattagtcaataaattaatttttaataaggaaTATTAGAAAcacgaatattatatcaaattaggatagagctcatcgaaacaagaattttgacactaatttcaaagaaatcggtccaagattggaccgaacgggccgaaccgattgaaccgggcccaaaccgGGCTGTGGGCCCAATTAGTCCAACAATTAAAAAGAGCCACGGGCTCTTGTTTCTCTTCATTTCCCTCAACGACGCTCCTCccagggaagagaagaagagaga is a window encoding:
- the LOC110271581 gene encoding uncharacterized protein LOC110271581, whose translation is MSTRGRGRGRGRGRTCIVTPAPIGTDPVDFMAALGNMAAAMQATAEALCNQINQGNHGNNNDEDGPMTLATFLKVRPPTFRGTSNPTDADNWIQAMERALQAQQVPEEQWVEFGTYQLQGEAQYWWQGTRRILQPDGAAIPWEVFRTEFYKKYFPNSARNAKELELMQLKQGQMTVAEYTSKFEELCRFSRICQGAPEDFAEWKCIKYEGGLRSDILSFVAPMKIRVFSELVNKSRVAEDCVRKAAAEKGSLRVPFQRPSGRNFTPRGRNFKRGGFVPQQTQGQGNYRRLNTNASQGKRFGKQPQQDLNCQKCGKYHPGVPCRLGLGVCYSCGQPGHIASNCPEKKKYETGRVQQPGRVYTTSTEGAEGSEAHQGIMLLTAGVSGDDQSLEQIPVVCEFSDVFPDDINEFPPNREVEFEIELVPGAGPILITPYRMSPLEMAELKAQLEDLLGKHFIRPSVSPWGAPVLLVKKKDGSMRLCVDYRQLNKITVKNKYPLPRIDDLMDQLQGAGVFSKIDLRSGYHQIRVRDEDIPKTAFRTRYGHYEYRVMSFGLTNAPAVFMDYMNRIFRPYLDKFVIVFIDDILVYSKSEEEHADHLRTVLQILRDRKLYAKLSKCEFWKSEVKFLGHVVSKQGIAVDPAKVEAHTPHGS
- the LOC107637028 gene encoding uncharacterized protein LOC107637028 → MAPYEALYGRKCQSLLCWYETGERSLLGPEMIAETTEQIKKIRSRMLIAQSRQKSCADQRRKPLEFEEGEHVFLRVTPTTGVGRAIKTKKLNPRYIGPFEILKRIGPVAYRIALPPYLSNLHDVFHVSQLRKYTPDASHVLEPEPIQVREDLTLPVIPVRIDDTNIKRLRGKEVSLVKVAWSRAGIEEHTWELESDMRKNYPH